CGAAGCTGCGCGCGATCGCGCAGGCGTACCGCCCGGGCCTCCCGCAGACCTGCCGCCCGCCGGGCAACCTCTGGTTCTACGCGGTGATGATGAGCGGCGACATGGAGGCGCTGTGGAACCTCGCCGACGTCACGGTGCGGACCTGCCGCAAACTCGGCTACACCTGGGAGCTCGCCCTCACCCTCCAGCTGCGGGCGAACATCCTCGCCAACCGCAGCGACTGGGCGGGCGACGCGGTCCGGGACGCGGACGAGTCCCTCGAACTGTTCACCCGGCTCGGCGACCGGTGGGGCGTCGCCGAGGCGCTGTCCGCGCGCGGCGAGGCCCATGAGCGCAGCGGCGCGTACGCCGCGGCGGCCGAGGACTACGCCGCCGCCATCGAGGGCGCCGAACGCCTCGGCGCGCAGGCGCAGGTGGCCATCCTGAACGCGCGGCTCGGGCAGGCCCTCATCGAGGTCGGTGACGGCGAGCGCGGCGAGGAACTGCTGCGCGGCATCCTCGACCCCGGCAAGCGCCATGCGAACGAGGCCTGGCCCGCCGCCCGCATGTTCCTGGCCGGACGGTACGGAGCCACCGGCCGTGTGGCCGAGGCGCGTGAGCAACTGCGGCTCCTCCAGGACGAGTTCAAGGCGATGAGCTTCGTCGTCTTCCGGGGCTTCATCGTCGGGATGAAGGCCTGGCTCGACTCGGAGGACGGCCTCGCGGAGGAAGCCCTCGCCGGTGTCGTCGAGGCCCTGGAGCTGGCGACCGACCCGCTGGCCCTGGTGATCGCCCCGCACATGCCCGCCATGCATCTGGTGACCGGCGCCCGCGCCCTGAGCCTGAGCGGAGACCCGGCCGACGCCCGCGACGCCGCCCGCCTCGTGGGCTCCGCCGACGGACAGCTTCCGTCCCGGCACGTGCGGTCCTACCTGGAGCGCGACGCCCACACGTCCGCCGAGGCCGCGATCCGTGAGGTCATCGGCGACCGTGCGTACGAGGCCGCGTACGCCGAAGGCGGCGACCTGTCTCTCGACGAGGCCGCCGCCCTACTGGGACGCGAACGCGGTTGAACCACCTGTCCGGGTGAACGTCAGTTCTTGGTGCGGAACTTGTGGATGGCGATCGGAGCCATCACGAGCGTGAGGACCGCGGACCAGATCACCGTCACCCACACGTCGTGCGCCACCGGGCCGCCCACCATCAGGCCGCGCGCGGAGTCCGCGAGCGAGGAGAGCGGGTTGTAGTCGGTGAAGGCCTGGAGCCAGCCCGGCATCGACTGCGTCGGCGCGAAGATCGACGAACCGAACTGCAGCGGCATCAGGACCAGGAAGCCCATGCCCTGCACGGCCTGGGCGCTCTTCATCACGACGCCGAGTACCAGGAAGATCCACATGATGGACGTGCCGAAGAGGGCGGTGAGGCCCACGGCGGCGAACAGGCCGGGCCAGTTCGTGATGTCGAAGCCCACCAGAAGGCCGACGATCATCATGATGGTCGTCGCGATGAGGAGCCGCATCAGCTCCACCACGATCTTGGCGAAGAGGACCGAGCCCTGACCGATCGGCAGGGTCCGGAACCGGTCCATGATGCCGTTCTGGAAGTCCTGGTTGAACCCCGTGCCCACCGCCATGGCGATGTTCATGCTCATCATCGCCATCATGCCCGGGACCACGTACTGCACGTACTGGTCCTGGCCGCCGCCGAGCGCCTGGCCGATGGAGCCGCCGAAGACGTACACGAACAGGAGCGTGAAGACGATCGGCATCAGGACCGCGTCGAACATCGACTCCGGGTCCTGGCGGATCCACAGCAGATTGCGGCGGACGAGCGCGCCGGTGTGACGGATGTGGGAGCGCAGGGAGATGCGCGAGTCGGCCTCGAGATTCAGGGGAGGCGTCAGCGTGGTGGCGCTCATACGGCGGCCCCTTCGAGCTCGGAGGTACGGGTGTCGTCCTGCGGGGCACTGGCCTTCTGGCCGGTGATGGACAGGAACACCTCGTCCAGACTGGGCAGTTCGGTGGCGATCGAGCCGATCGTGATGCCGCGCGCGGTGACCGCGCCGACCACGGCGGTGAGCTGCTCGTCGCTGAGGATCGGGACCAGGACGGTGCCGGCCTCGGTGTCCACCGTCGACGTGGCGAGGCCCGTGAGGCCCATGTCGTCGAGGGCGGCGGCCAGCGGGCGCAGCTCCAGCGGGTCGGCCGGGCGGATGCGCAGGGTGCGGCCGCCGACCTTCGCCTTGAGCTCGTCGATGGCGCCGCCCGCGATGACCTTCCCGCGGTCGATGACCGTCAGCTCGTTGGCGAGCTGCTCGGCCTCCTCCATGTACTGGGTGGTGAGGAGGACCGTGACGCCGTCGTTGACCATGCGCCTGACCTCGGCCCACACCTCGTTGCGCGTGCGGGGGTCGAGGCCGGTCGTCGGCTCGTCCAGGTAGAGGACGGCCGGGCTGCCGATCATCGACGCGGCGAGGTCGAGCCTGCGGCGCATGCCGCCGGAGTACGTCTTCGCCGGGCGCGTGGCGGCCTCGGTGAGGGAGAACCGCTCCAGGAGCGCGTCGGCGCGGGAGCGGGACTCCTTGCGGGACAGGTCGAGGAGGCGGCCGATCATGTACAGGTTCTCGCGGCCGGAGAGCTTCTCGTCGACCGCGGCGTACTGGCCGGTGAGGCCTATCACGCGGCGCAGCTGCCGGGGCTGCTTCGCCACGTCGTACCCGGCGACGAAGGCCGAGCCCGAGTCGGGGGTGATGAGGGTGGACAGGCAGCGGACGAGCGTGGTCTTGCCGGCGCCGTTCGGACCGAGCACGCCCATGACCGTGCCCTCGTGCACGTCCAGGTCCACGCCGTCCAGCGCCTTGGTCTCGCCGTAGTGCTTGACCAGCCCCCGCACGGTGACGGAGGCCGTCCGGCCGCCGACGTCACTGTGTGAGGTCTTCTTGTCGATTCGCGTCATGACGTACAAGGTGCCAGGTGCCACCGACAATCCACCGACAGGCGGCCGACAGCCCCGTGTACGGCACCTACAGAACGGCGACGGACGGGCAGTTCAGAAGGGCGGCGGAACGGCAGCAGCCCGCCGACGGGGGAAGATCGGCGAGCCGCTGTGGTGCCACTTTGGTTCAGGTGGTGGTCCGGGTCAGTGGACCGAGTGCTCCTCCTGGGGGAACGTTCCGCCGACCACGTCCTGTGCGAACGCCTTCGCCGCCTCGCCCATGACGCCGCGCAGATCCGCGTACTGCTTCACGAAGCGCGGCATCTTGCCGCCGGTGAGGCCGAGCATGTCGGTCCACACGAGGACCTGGGCGTCGCACTCGGCGCCCGCGCCGATGCCGACGGTCGGGATGTTCAGGGACCGGGTGACCTCGGCGGCCAGTTCGGCCGGGACCAGTTCGAGGACGACGGCGAAGGCGCCGGCGTCCTGGGCGGCCTTGGCGTCACGCAGCAGTCGGTGCGCGTCCTCGTCGCCGCGGCCCTGGACGCGGTACCCCATGGTATTCACGGACTGCGGGGTGAGGCCCAGGTGGGACATGACCGGGATGCCGGACTGCACGAGCAGCTCGGTCTGGGCCAGCGAGCGCTCGCCGCCCTCCAGCTTCACGGCGCCGACCCCGGCCTCCTTGACCAGACGCGTCGCGGACCGCAGGGCCTGTACGGGGCCCTCCTGGTACGAGCCGAAGGGGAGGTCACCGACGATGAGGGCGCGCTTGGTGCCCCGTACGACGGCGGCCGAGAGCATCGTCATCTCGTCGAGGGTGACGGGCACGGTGGTCTCGTACCCGAGGTGACAGTTGCCCGCGGAGTCGCCGACGAGCATGACCGGGATGCCGGCCTCGTCGAAGACGGACGCGGTCATCGCGTCGTAGGCCGTGAGCATGGGCCACTTCTCGCCGCGTTCCTTGGCGAGCGTGATGTCGCGCACCGTGATGCGCCGGTTGCTCTTGCCCCCGTACAGCGCCTTGCTGCCGCTGTTGCTGCTGTCGGGGTTGTTCTGGGCAGCCGAAAGCTGCGTCATCGCAACGGCTCCTTCTGTTGTCTCGAGGCACCCTTACGGCGTCCCCGGATCCCCTCCATGGTGGCACCGCGTGCCGAGGAATGGCTAGGGGGGTGGCCGCCGATCGGGTCACCCCGTGAGCGGGTCGCCCGTCGGGTTCGTAAAGTCTTCCTAAGGATTCCAATACGAGACGGTCTCGTATCGAAACTGCCCTAGGGTAAGTCCCATGACCACTCCTGCCGTTCCCGAATCGCCGCGCATACCGGAGGCTGTGCACCGCCGCCGATGGGCGATCCTCGGCGTGCTGATGCTCAGCCTGCTGATAGTCGTGCTCGACAACTCCATCCTGAACGTCGCGATCAAGACGATCTCGACCCCGCCCCCCGTGGGCCTCGGAGCCACGCAGGGCGAGCTGGAGTGGGCGATCAACGCCTACACGCTGGTCTTCGCCGGACTTCTCTTCACCGCGGGTCTGCTCGGTGACCGGCTCGGGCGCAAGAAGGTGCTGGTCTTCGGCCTCGTCGTCTTCGGCCTCGGCTCCGCCCTCGCCGCCGAGTCCGGCTCGCCGGTCCAGCTCATCATCTTCCGGGCGATCATGGGCATCGGCGCCGCCTTCGTGATGCCGGCGACGCTGGCCATCCTCATGAACGTCTTCGAGCGGGACGAGCAGCCCAAGGCCATCGGCATCTGGGCGGGCGGCGTCGGCATCGCCATCGCGATCGGCCCCATCACCGGCGGCCTGCTCCTCGACCACTTCTGGTGGGGCTCGGTCTTCCTGGTCAACGTGCCGATCGTGATCATCGCGGTCGTCCTGATGCTGGCTCTCGTGCCGGACTCCCGCGACCCCAAGCCCGGCCGTATCGACCTGGTGGGCGTCGCCCTCTCCGTCGTCGGCCTCGTCCTGCTCGTCTACGGCATCATCAAGGGCGGTCAGCTCGCCGACTTCACGGACCCGGCGGTCCTGCTGACCATCGCGGCCGGACTCGTCGTCCTCGTCGGCTTCGTCCTGTACGAGAAGCGCAGCGACCACCCGTCGATCGACATCACGTACTTCAAGAACAAGGTGTTCTCCGCGGCGATCGCCGCCATCGCGCTCGTCTTCTTCGCGCTGATGGGCGTCACCTTCTTCTCGGTCTTCTACACCCAGAGCGTGCGCGGCTACTCGCCGCTGCAGACCGGCCTCCTGATGCTGCCGCTCGCCGCCGCCCAGCTGATCTTCGCGCCGCGGGCCCGGCTCGTCGTCGACCGCTTCGGAGTGCGCGCCACGACGACCGGCGGCCTGGTGATCCTCGCCGCGATGCTCGCCGCGTTCACGATCCTCGACGCGGACACGCCCATCTGGATCCTGGAAGTCATCTTCTTCCTCATGGGTATGGGCATGGCGCACGTCATGACCCCCACCAGCGTCGTCATCATGCAGGCCCTGCCGCGCGAGAAGGCGGGCTCCGCGTCCGCGCTGAGCAACACGTTCCGGCAGGTCGGCGGCGCCCTGGGCATCGCCGTACTCGGTTCCGTGCTGTCCACCGCGTACCGCAGCGGCATCGAGGACAAGCTCGGCCTGCTGCCCGCCGGACTGCGGCACACGGCGGGCGAGTCCATCGAGGCCACCATCGGCGTGGCGGCGAAGCTCGGCCCGCGCGGCGACGCGCTGGTCGGCGCGGCCAACGACTCCTTCCTGCACGCCATGCACGTGACCGCCGTGTGCGGGGCCGGTATCGCGCTGGTGAGCGCCGTCGTCACCATCCTGTTCCTGCCGGGGCGCCCGCCGCGGACCCCGGCCGAGGAGAGCACGGAGGAGACCGTCGGGGCGGGTCGCTGACCTGCACCCGTCGTGGCAGGCCAGTGACCGGCTGAGACAATCGCCGGTACGCAAGGCTGCGGGAAGGCGGAGAGGCGGAGTGGTCGTGGACGTGGATGCGGGGCGCGCGGTGCGGGGGCGCCCGCGCAGCGAGGCCGTCGAGCGGGCCATCGTCGAGGGCGTCCTCAAGCTGATCGAGGACGGCGTCCCGCTCACCGACCTGTCCATCGAGCGGATCGCCCGCACCGCCGGCGTCGGCAAGGCGACCATCTACCGGCGCTGGGCCGGCAAGGAGGAGCTCTTCGTCGAGGTCCTGCGCATCATGGAGGAGCCCGATCCCGAGCTGCCGGGCACCTCGGTGCGCGACGACCTGATCAGCCTCCTGGAGCACCTGCGCAGGCGCGGCGTCTCCCTTCGCTCCTCGGCCCTGCTGCACAACGTCTTCGCGCAGATGAAGAGCCTGCCGAAGCTCTGGGACGCGTACCACGACACCGTGATCGAGCCGCGCCGCCGCGTCATGTTCGACGTGCTGCGGCGCGGCGTCGAGAACGGTGAGCTGCGCGCCGACGTCGACATAGAGCTCATCAACGACTTCATCGTCGGGCCGATGCTGCTGCGCACGATCATCCGGCCCGACGCGCCGCTCGCCGACGACCTCTCCGAGCAGATCGTCGACTGCGCACTCGCCGGGCTGCGGCCACAGGACTGAAGCTGCGGGGCCACCGGACTGAATGTGCGCGTTTCGTCACAGAGGCCCCATGCGTGCCGCCGAACCGGAACCCCGCGCGCCACTGTGCTCGTCCTCGTGCCCGTACGGCCGTCGTGGACGGCGAGGAGGGCGCCGATCATCCCCTAGGGTTTCAGGGCGAGGTCGGTGTGCACGGCAGGGCAGTGAGGCGACGACGGTATGGCGCAGGGGTTCAGGACGGAAACGGGTGGCGGCGGCTCGGGGCACCGGCCTTCCAGAGACCCGCTGCGCCGCCTGACCGGCGGGTGGCGCGGTGACCGGGGGATCTGGCGCCGCGGGGTGGTCCTCGCGGTACTGGCCGTTCTGGTCGCGCTCGTCATGCTCTTCCACGCGCAGATCCCCAACACCCTCGGAAACCTGGGCTCCCTCACCGAGACCTTCCTTCCCTGGCTCGGCGTGTTCGTGCCCGTCCTGCTCGTCCTGGCCGTCGTACGGAAATCCGCGACGGCCCTGATCGCGGTCCTGGTCCCGGCCATCGTCTGGCTCAACCTCTTCGGCGGGCTCCTCACCGACAAGACCGCCGGCGGCGGCGACCTGACCGTCGCCACGCACAACGTCAACGCGGAGAACCCCGACCCGACCGGCACCGCCGACGCCATCGCCGCCTCCGGGGCGCAGGTCGTCGCCCTGGAGGAGCTGACGGCCGACGCCGTTCCCGTCTACGGGAAGGCGCTCGCGAAGACGTATCCGTACCACTCCGTCGCCGGCACCGTCGGGCTGTGGAGCAAGTACCCGCTGAGCGGGACGCGGCCCGTCGACATCCAGCTCGGCTGGACGCGCGCCATGCGCACCACCGTCGCCACGCCCCAGGGCGATGTCGCCGTGTTCGTCGCGCACCTGCCGTCGGTCCGGGTCAAGATCCACGCCGGATTCACCGCAAGCCAGCGCGACACCTCCGCCGACGCGCTCGGCGAGGCCATCTCCGACGAGACGCTCGACAAGGTCATCCTGCTGGGCGACCTCAACGGCACGATGAACGACCGTGCGCTGAACGGCGTGACGTCCCAGATGCGGTCCACGCAGGGTGCCGCCGGCAGTGGGTTCGGGTTCAGCTGGCCGGCCTCGTTCCCCATGGCCCGTATCGACCAGATCATGGTCAAGGGTGTCGAGCCGGTCACATCGTGGACGCTGCCCGAGACCGGCAGCGATCATCTGCCGATCGCGGCGAAGGTTGATCTCACCCGGTCCTGACGTCGGCGTTCGCTCCCCACACCCGTTGTTGACTCGGTGGAAACCGGGGCCTCACCTCACGGGATACTTGGCACGGGAGAGTTTGTTCCGCGCGTAAACTTACAAATTCCCGCGTCTCCCGCCCGTCTTCCCGTGGAAGGTCCCCTTTTTCATGCCCCTGGCCCTGCTCGCCCTCGCCGTGGGCGCCTTCGGCATCGGCACCACCGAGTTCGTGATGATGGGCCTCCTGCCCAACGTCGCCGACGATCTGCACATCTCCATCCCCTCCGCCGGCCACCTCGTCTCCGCGTACGCCCTCGGCGTCGTCATCGGCGCCCCGCTCCTGGCCGCCCTCACCGCGCGCATGCCCCGCCGACGCGTCCTCGTCGGGCTCATGGTGCTCTTCGTCGCCGGTAACGCCGTGTCCGCCGCCGCGCCCGACTATCACCTGCTCATGGCCGCGCGCTTCGTCAGCGGGCTGCCGCACGGCGCCTTCTTCGGCGTCGGCGCCGTCGTGGCCACCTCGCTCGTCGCGCCCGAGCGCAAGGCCCGCTCGGTGTCCCTGATGTTCCTCGGCCTCACCGTCGCCAACGTCATCGGCGTCCCCATCGCCACGCTCATGGGCCAGCAGCTCGGCTGGCGCGCCACGTTCCTCGCCGTCAGCGCCATCGGGCTCGCCGCGATAGCCGCACTCCTGCTCCTCGTCCCCGCCGACCACG
The DNA window shown above is from Streptomyces sp. NBC_01445 and carries:
- a CDS encoding ABC transporter permease, with the protein product MSATTLTPPLNLEADSRISLRSHIRHTGALVRRNLLWIRQDPESMFDAVLMPIVFTLLFVYVFGGSIGQALGGGQDQYVQYVVPGMMAMMSMNIAMAVGTGFNQDFQNGIMDRFRTLPIGQGSVLFAKIVVELMRLLIATTIMMIVGLLVGFDITNWPGLFAAVGLTALFGTSIMWIFLVLGVVMKSAQAVQGMGFLVLMPLQFGSSIFAPTQSMPGWLQAFTDYNPLSSLADSARGLMVGGPVAHDVWVTVIWSAVLTLVMAPIAIHKFRTKN
- a CDS encoding ATP-binding cassette domain-containing protein, with product MTRIDKKTSHSDVGGRTASVTVRGLVKHYGETKALDGVDLDVHEGTVMGVLGPNGAGKTTLVRCLSTLITPDSGSAFVAGYDVAKQPRQLRRVIGLTGQYAAVDEKLSGRENLYMIGRLLDLSRKESRSRADALLERFSLTEAATRPAKTYSGGMRRRLDLAASMIGSPAVLYLDEPTTGLDPRTRNEVWAEVRRMVNDGVTVLLTTQYMEEAEQLANELTVIDRGKVIAGGAIDELKAKVGGRTLRIRPADPLELRPLAAALDDMGLTGLATSTVDTEAGTVLVPILSDEQLTAVVGAVTARGITIGSIATELPSLDEVFLSITGQKASAPQDDTRTSELEGAAV
- the panB gene encoding 3-methyl-2-oxobutanoate hydroxymethyltransferase; amino-acid sequence: MTQLSAAQNNPDSSNSGSKALYGGKSNRRITVRDITLAKERGEKWPMLTAYDAMTASVFDEAGIPVMLVGDSAGNCHLGYETTVPVTLDEMTMLSAAVVRGTKRALIVGDLPFGSYQEGPVQALRSATRLVKEAGVGAVKLEGGERSLAQTELLVQSGIPVMSHLGLTPQSVNTMGYRVQGRGDEDAHRLLRDAKAAQDAGAFAVVLELVPAELAAEVTRSLNIPTVGIGAGAECDAQVLVWTDMLGLTGGKMPRFVKQYADLRGVMGEAAKAFAQDVVGGTFPQEEHSVH
- a CDS encoding MFS transporter, which gives rise to MTTPAVPESPRIPEAVHRRRWAILGVLMLSLLIVVLDNSILNVAIKTISTPPPVGLGATQGELEWAINAYTLVFAGLLFTAGLLGDRLGRKKVLVFGLVVFGLGSALAAESGSPVQLIIFRAIMGIGAAFVMPATLAILMNVFERDEQPKAIGIWAGGVGIAIAIGPITGGLLLDHFWWGSVFLVNVPIVIIAVVLMLALVPDSRDPKPGRIDLVGVALSVVGLVLLVYGIIKGGQLADFTDPAVLLTIAAGLVVLVGFVLYEKRSDHPSIDITYFKNKVFSAAIAAIALVFFALMGVTFFSVFYTQSVRGYSPLQTGLLMLPLAAAQLIFAPRARLVVDRFGVRATTTGGLVILAAMLAAFTILDADTPIWILEVIFFLMGMGMAHVMTPTSVVIMQALPREKAGSASALSNTFRQVGGALGIAVLGSVLSTAYRSGIEDKLGLLPAGLRHTAGESIEATIGVAAKLGPRGDALVGAANDSFLHAMHVTAVCGAGIALVSAVVTILFLPGRPPRTPAEESTEETVGAGR
- a CDS encoding TetR/AcrR family transcriptional regulator produces the protein MDVDAGRAVRGRPRSEAVERAIVEGVLKLIEDGVPLTDLSIERIARTAGVGKATIYRRWAGKEELFVEVLRIMEEPDPELPGTSVRDDLISLLEHLRRRGVSLRSSALLHNVFAQMKSLPKLWDAYHDTVIEPRRRVMFDVLRRGVENGELRADVDIELINDFIVGPMLLRTIIRPDAPLADDLSEQIVDCALAGLRPQD
- a CDS encoding endonuclease/exonuclease/phosphatase family protein, with amino-acid sequence MAQGFRTETGGGGSGHRPSRDPLRRLTGGWRGDRGIWRRGVVLAVLAVLVALVMLFHAQIPNTLGNLGSLTETFLPWLGVFVPVLLVLAVVRKSATALIAVLVPAIVWLNLFGGLLTDKTAGGGDLTVATHNVNAENPDPTGTADAIAASGAQVVALEELTADAVPVYGKALAKTYPYHSVAGTVGLWSKYPLSGTRPVDIQLGWTRAMRTTVATPQGDVAVFVAHLPSVRVKIHAGFTASQRDTSADALGEAISDETLDKVILLGDLNGTMNDRALNGVTSQMRSTQGAAGSGFGFSWPASFPMARIDQIMVKGVEPVTSWTLPETGSDHLPIAAKVDLTRS